The Bombus terrestris chromosome 6, iyBomTerr1.2, whole genome shotgun sequence DNA window AAATTACAGATTCCGCCTTTATTAGCCAAACTCTCTATTACTAATTTTAGTTCTACTAATTCTTGGCCATATATATCGATGATTAGATTATTGAGAATGAAATCACGAATTTCCTTTCACAGCCTACACATATTTCAGTATTAAAGAATAAGAAGCGGTACAAGTATTTTCCATCGTATGATTGAATACTATGGTAGATAGCTGCCCCTAGGATGTACATTTTAATATAGTGCTTGTTAATTTTAACTTTGTAAAGCAGTACTTGCGTTTATGCCTTTATGTTTTTCTATCATACATTTCTTTATGTATTTcatacgtaaaattttgcagagTTGTTATTCTTAgactaaatataatttctaagtTCATCGTTCTAATTTGTAAAGAGTAGAgtaaatttattgatattttctttCTAAGATCAATATCTTAATTTACGAGATATGAAATTCTATTTGTACTATATACTGTCTATGGTATAATTTAACTTTAAATATAGTCATTAAATTGATAAAGGTTGAATTATTTAGTAAGAGGATATTGGTAAAGTTTTGAATTTCTAGATGGCGCTTTCATCACTTACACGTTGCTAGGcaatctttttaaaataaacattgaATTGTGATGAAACGAATGTAaatgaatgaaataataaaaatatatcaattatattgatatttttgcaacaaatttctatatatatatatttacagtaaTTGATTAAGACATTGTTTTAAATATGTTCAAGAAGGATATCGATTTCATTAAGGAATATGCACAACATACAGAAGATAGAAAAGAACAAGATTTAAGTCTTTGTTATGCATAtcctattataaataaaatttcagaaatcAATGTTCTTACTAATGATACTAAAAATCTGCGAAAATTATGTCAAGAAACTGCATTAGTTGAGGATGGATTATATTCTTCTGATCATCCATTTGTTTACAGTGACATTAAACTTTCTGAACTTAGTAACATGAAAGTTTTACAATATGAATCAAAACGAAAATTCTCTGGCAAATTGTTAGAAATTGTAATTCGTGAAGTAAACATTAATACCAATCAATCCAATTCTATAGAAATCACATCTGTTTATCTGTTattcaaaaagaaaattatatgtaaGGTAAATAGTCCCTTTAATAGAAAGATGCATAAATTGTTAATAAAGAGTTCAGAATGCAATAATCTTTCTACACAAGTACACACTAAAAGTGGTCAATCTAGCATCTTACCATTGCCATTGCCAAAACGCAACGTTGAGAATCATACAGCAGAAATAGATTTTGCAATAAGTGACAATTTTGGTAGAATATATGCTGGAACTGTCACTTGTACAATTACTTTACGTAGTTATGGTGAAAATGAACAAGAGTCATACGCATCTCATCTTTATAAATTAAGTAATGATCCAAATGATCCACAAAATCATTTGTCTTTACTCAAGCCATCGAAAAGTATTCATAAAAAGCAAGTGAAATACTTTTTACTGGAAGACCCAGCATTAACTTTTGGTAGAAATTCAGAATTTATCACACCTAAGAAAAGTCAAACAGAGGAAACAAAATCTCCAGACATAGTCATAACAGAACAACCTGCATTTTCTTTGCTCAATATATCATTCAGGAACTTATTCCAAGTTAAACACCCACTAGAATCATCATCTGGTACCCGTAGACATCATACAATAGGAAAAACAATTTTGTCTGTAACTATCCTGCGAGGAATAGAAATACCAATTAGAGAAGAGTCTGCATTAGTTCAACCATTTGTAGAAGTTGAGTGGGGTAATACAGCACACACAACAGCCATAGCAGAAGGTTCAGCACCTATATGGCACCAAACAATGTACTTTGAGTTACCAAGACAAAATGAAGAGCATTGTATAAAGATTCGCCTGTTTGATCAGCATCCTGTTTGGGGTCAACAGTGGATAGGTGAAGCCAGAATTCCTCTTGAACATCACAGAAATTATCAAGAACTTGAACGATGGATTACATTATCTCCATTATTTAGCCCAAATTTGTTATTTGGATACATACAAGCTAGTCCTGGCCAATCATGTACTCGTATTTATGTTCTGATGAAAATGGATCATTCAAGTATTCCTAAGTCGGTTGAAAGTACTACTATAAATACATTATTGAAAGGAATTCAACGATGTCTCGTTACATCATATAAAATTAACGGCGTCGAAAATCCGAAAGATGCTGCAAGATTAGTGATGCTTGTACCATCGTTACCTAATCATTATGGGCCGATCACTCCACGTCAAACATTGAACATACGTAAAGTGGATCACTATGGAAGAGCAACTCTACTTGCAGTATTATTACAAGGTTTCAATCTGCAGACATACGTTTTATTAGGTGTGTAGTAATTGTACTTAGACTACTATGGTTTTAATTGTAAACAAAAGaaatgtattaatgatttttatattaatataacaggTTCTTCTCAAATAAGTAAATGGACGTCATTTATTTTAAGTATCAGTGAAAACGGAATATATACGCTATGGGATGCAGAAGTTGGAAAATGCTATAAATTAGATGATACCCATTGTCCTTTAATGAAGGTGTCTCGATTAATTAATCATTCTGGCGTTAGTATTATTGTTGTTACacatcaatttatttaaaataatattaattttttgtaattattacgaataacatattttttagatatgggaaaatttgcaaaaatctATTTTGGCCCATAATCTCAAGTACGACGTGAAATTAAGCAAAGAATGGCGATTCGTTGACATTACGACGTCAACTAAAAATGATCATACTGTGCAAGTATTAGATTTAAGTATTACAGAGGAAGAACTAAGGCAAATTAAGAAGACCGCTATGGATTTAGAGCAGGCCTTAAAAGATAAGTTAGCTCATTGGCGTAGCACAATTGGTTTAACGACGATCTTTAATCGACATGCAATAActattttacgaaattttatttctaaaatagaACCTTCTTCAGAAGTACAATTAGATAAAAGGGATTTGAAACAATTATACAGAGCTTACCACGTTCATggttttattttaaacaaacgTGAATGCAGCATCGATGATTTGAGTGAGTATTTACATGCGACgaagatttataatattaatgatcCAGTTGAATTTGCTGTGGTATGTCAGATACAGCCTTACATCGGTAAAATTTCTTCGATTTGGCTGGCTGTTATAATCCTTAAAAGTCGTGATTAGTTGTCTGtacgaattaatattaatttctatattaagTGAcatattaattagaatttagtatttagtattgaTTATATTCGtttattgcatatttttatattgcattaaaattaatattacaatgttCAAGTAGGATAGTTATTCTTTTTATCATATTCCGAAATTTTGTATAAGGTTTTGATAAACAAACTAATAGAATATTAAACTTTCGTAAAATAACGTagcatttttttattatcgaattatttgcttcaataatatataataattgtatatgaGATTAAAAGTTTatgatacaataattttataaaagaattaaaaattacaactaTTGTCTTTTTAATTATGTTACCTTTTTGTAAAAACGCAAGCTTTTATAATcctaatttttgtaaattcaatatacatttttatcaaatttgtgTGTATAATACAGTAGTCCTTGGAAAATTTTTTTAGATTTTGAGAGATTATGAGAGAATCAGTGAATACCcataatttatttacttattttgttTCAAACATTCATGTAAGGATAAAGGGTTTTTTTTCGCTAATGTTATTCATACCTGTTGCAATAGTACAAAAAAAGTGGGTAGAccattttttcgaaattttaatcaaacgaaACTCGGCATCTTTTATTCCGGAACTACAGCATTATATCATCcagtgaaatttaatataagaaACAAATATCCTTACAGTAACAGACATTTTAGCCTGATTTTAATACGTACATGTTTATGTTATagtgacaatatacaacataatacatttttataacctCTTTTATATCTAAGTTTATCTGTTGGTTCGtgtcatttttttttaatgttattggAAAGTTATAGTGAACAAATATTATTGGAAATGAACATAATGCATCTTTTAGTTTTTTGCATTGCACAGCAATGCCGTTTTTATAACAGTTGCAACGTTCTTTACATATTACGCCAATAATGAAATGTATTAACAGTGTTTTGTTGACTAATAATGTTTAGGAatagtttaaataaataaacatgcCTAGacaattcaaattaatttttacaagcgaTCATGatcatttattttgtaaaagtttTGCGATAATCTATGGCTTCATGGACGAGTTATTCGTTTGTGCAATAAAACATCCAAATTTTCAGAAAGTCTTTATGTATAAAAAGTCTTATTGTTTTGATATTTTTGGTTGGAACGTATAAAATTTTTTGCAcgcaattaatttattatgcGTATTTAATATCTGTATGTAGAATATTAATTGTAGAAAAacgttttgtataaatatttatctaacTTATCAATATCTTACCAATTGACA harbors:
- the LOC100645122 gene encoding coiled-coil and C2 domain-containing protein 2A, which codes for MFKKDIDFIKEYAQHTEDRKEQDLSLCYAYPIINKISEINVLTNDTKNLRKLCQETALVEDGLYSSDHPFVYSDIKLSELSNMKVLQYESKRKFSGKLLEIVIREVNINTNQSNSIEITSVYLLFKKKIICKVNSPFNRKMHKLLIKSSECNNLSTQVHTKSGQSSILPLPLPKRNVENHTAEIDFAISDNFGRIYAGTVTCTITLRSYGENEQESYASHLYKLSNDPNDPQNHLSLLKPSKSIHKKQVKYFLLEDPALTFGRNSEFITPKKSQTEETKSPDIVITEQPAFSLLNISFRNLFQVKHPLESSSGTRRHHTIGKTILSVTILRGIEIPIREESALVQPFVEVEWGNTAHTTAIAEGSAPIWHQTMYFELPRQNEEHCIKIRLFDQHPVWGQQWIGEARIPLEHHRNYQELERWITLSPLFSPNLLFGYIQASPGQSCTRIYVLMKMDHSSIPKSVESTTINTLLKGIQRCLVTSYKINGVENPKDAARLVMLVPSLPNHYGPITPRQTLNIRKVDHYGRATLLAVLLQGFNLQTYVLLGSSQISKWTSFILSISENGIYTLWDAEVGKCYKLDDTHCPLMKVSRLINHSGIWENLQKSILAHNLKYDVKLSKEWRFVDITTSTKNDHTVQVLDLSITEEELRQIKKTAMDLEQALKDKLAHWRSTIGLTTIFNRHAITILRNFISKIEPSSEVQLDKRDLKQLYRAYHVHGFILNKRECSIDDLSEYLHATKIYNINDPVEFAVVCQIQPYIGKISSIWLAVIILKSRD